From the genome of Candidatus Electrothrix communis, one region includes:
- a CDS encoding bile acid:sodium symporter produces MRKYFLPAGLILAAFFALTLPNPGIFFAEHSGIKLTIIIIFLVSGYQTGTAELPLNKGLLYIFLVAAAVSLLLAPLLGLAVGSLFALPSSLFIGLLIICAVPPTLSSGIVITGVSRGNTVLALMLTISLNLTGILTLPIILQLCLKAGGPVAIDQWGLFTKMLLLVLLPFVLGKIIRTMLKKQRVSPNWSYVNSSCVILAVYISLAVSRQEFFRTDAGQYLAVLFSVSLVHLLLLAINTQAAKLLKLNTEDSKALLFVASQKTLPISLVVLAGLHQDTGNAVIVCLLFHFVQLLIDSVLASRFRIRDSPSPKKPFSGAAL; encoded by the coding sequence ATGCGAAAATACTTCCTCCCCGCAGGTCTCATTCTCGCAGCGTTTTTTGCCCTTACCCTACCGAATCCGGGTATTTTTTTTGCAGAGCACAGCGGCATCAAGCTCACCATTATCATTATTTTTCTCGTCAGTGGCTACCAGACCGGCACAGCCGAGCTCCCTCTGAACAAGGGTCTTCTCTATATTTTTCTGGTCGCAGCAGCCGTCTCCCTACTGCTGGCCCCGCTGCTGGGCCTTGCTGTCGGCAGCCTGTTCGCCCTGCCCTCTTCCCTGTTTATCGGGCTGCTCATCATCTGCGCTGTTCCGCCCACCCTGTCTTCCGGGATTGTGATTACCGGTGTCAGCCGGGGCAACACAGTCCTGGCCCTGATGCTGACCATCAGCCTCAATCTCACCGGTATCCTGACCCTGCCGATCATCCTTCAACTCTGTCTCAAGGCAGGCGGACCGGTTGCAATCGATCAATGGGGCCTGTTCACCAAGATGCTGCTGCTGGTTCTACTGCCCTTTGTTCTCGGAAAAATCATCAGGACCATGCTGAAAAAACAACGGGTCTCGCCGAACTGGAGCTATGTCAATTCCAGCTGCGTGATTCTGGCAGTCTACATCTCGCTGGCGGTTTCCCGACAAGAATTTTTCCGCACCGATGCAGGCCAATACCTTGCTGTCTTGTTCTCTGTTTCCCTGGTTCACCTCCTTCTCCTCGCCATCAATACCCAGGCAGCGAAACTGCTCAAACTCAATACCGAAGACAGTAAGGCCCTACTCTTTGTTGCCTCGCAAAAAACCCTACCGATCAGCCTGGTCGTGCTGGCCGGACTGCACCAGGACACAGGGAATGCGGTGATTGTCTGCCTGCTCTTTCATTTTGTCCAACTTCTTATCGACTCGGTGCTGGCCTCCCGTTTTCGTATCAGGGATTCTCCCTCCCCAAAAAAACCTTTTTCTGGTGCGGCCTTGTAG